A genomic region of Herbaspirillum sp. DW155 contains the following coding sequences:
- the mtgA gene encoding monofunctional biosynthetic peptidoglycan transglycosylase gives MKSLRKLLFWIIVLPVTLVLLLQLYFFVQIWWWKDHNPESTSFMRQQLSLLREKDPNAQLQFRWVPYARISNNLKRAIIASEDSNFSEHDGIDWDALQKAYEKNEKKGKVVAGGSTITQQLAKNLFLSGERSYLRKGQEFIITYMLEFLLDKQRIFEIYLNVVEWGNGVFGAEAAAQHYYRSSAASLGAEQAARLAVMLPRPRYYDRNRGSGYLAARTSLILRRMNAATLPPAHK, from the coding sequence ATGAAATCGCTCCGCAAGCTGCTCTTCTGGATCATCGTCCTGCCCGTCACGCTGGTATTGCTGCTGCAGCTGTACTTCTTCGTGCAGATCTGGTGGTGGAAGGATCACAATCCCGAATCCACCAGCTTCATGCGCCAGCAACTGTCGCTGTTGCGCGAGAAGGATCCGAACGCCCAGCTGCAATTCCGCTGGGTGCCTTATGCGCGCATCTCCAACAACCTCAAGCGCGCCATCATCGCCTCGGAGGATTCCAATTTCTCCGAGCACGACGGCATCGACTGGGACGCCCTGCAAAAGGCCTACGAAAAGAACGAGAAGAAGGGCAAGGTGGTGGCCGGTGGTTCCACCATCACCCAGCAGCTGGCCAAGAACCTGTTCCTGTCGGGCGAGCGCAGCTATCTGCGCAAGGGTCAGGAATTCATCATCACCTACATGCTGGAATTCCTGCTGGACAAGCAACGCATCTTCGAGATCTACCTCAACGTGGTGGAATGGGGCAATGGCGTCTTTGGCGCCGAGGCGGCCGCCCAGCATTACTATCGCAGCAGCGCCGCCAGCCTGGGTGCCGAGCAGGCCGCACGGCTGGCGGTGATGCTGCCGCGTCCGCGCTACTACGACCGCAATCGCGGCTCCGGTTACCTGGCCGCCCGCACCAGCCTGATCCTGCGCCGCATGAACGCAGCCACGCTGCCGCCTGCGCACAAGTAA
- the corA gene encoding magnesium/cobalt transporter CorA, which yields MINVFVLQNGRLSQVNIDSRTDLEQAAPVWVDLTEPNDEERAWVKSIYGVTLPDEDEFSDIEASARYFEAENGDLHLRTDFLFEGDDDSSSTMTVAFILARNILFSVHAEDLPVFRLVRMRARSRPGSIGDYRDVLLDLYETDAEYSADALEGIYQKLEAVSTSVLKKSLSDQAAAEVLNTIAHEEDLNGRIRRNMMDTRRAVSFLMRGRLLSSEQFEDARQILRDIESLDGHTAFLFDKINFLMDATVGFININQNKIIKIFSVASVAFLPPTLIASIYGMNFKVMPELDWVVGYPLAILMMVGSAIAPFWYFRRRGWLN from the coding sequence ATGATCAATGTATTCGTGTTGCAAAACGGACGACTGAGCCAGGTCAACATCGACAGCCGGACCGACCTGGAGCAGGCCGCGCCGGTCTGGGTGGACCTGACCGAACCGAATGACGAGGAGCGCGCCTGGGTCAAGAGCATCTATGGCGTGACCCTGCCCGACGAGGATGAATTCAGCGACATCGAAGCCTCGGCCCGCTACTTCGAAGCCGAGAACGGCGACCTGCACCTGCGCACCGACTTCCTCTTCGAAGGTGACGACGATTCGTCCTCCACCATGACGGTGGCCTTCATCCTGGCCCGCAACATCCTCTTCTCGGTGCACGCCGAAGACCTGCCGGTGTTCCGCCTGGTGCGCATGCGCGCGCGTTCGCGGCCCGGCTCCATCGGCGACTACCGCGACGTCCTGCTGGATCTGTATGAGACCGATGCCGAATATTCGGCCGATGCGCTCGAAGGCATCTATCAGAAACTCGAAGCGGTGAGCACCAGCGTCTTGAAGAAAAGCCTGTCCGACCAGGCCGCCGCCGAAGTGCTCAACACCATCGCCCACGAAGAAGACCTGAACGGCCGCATCCGTCGCAACATGATGGACACGCGCCGCGCGGTGAGCTTCCTGATGCGCGGACGCCTGCTCAGTTCGGAGCAGTTCGAGGATGCGCGCCAGATCCTGCGCGACATCGAATCCCTGGATGGCCACACTGCCTTCCTGTTCGACAAGATCAACTTCCTGATGGATGCCACGGTCGGCTTCATCAACATCAACCAGAACAAGATCATCAAGATCTTCTCGGTGGCCTCGGTGGCCTTCCTGCCGCCCACGCTGATCGCCAGCATCTACGGCATGAACTTCAAGGTCATGCCGGAGCTGGATTGGGTGGTCGGTTATCCGCTGGCCATCCTGATGATGGTCGGTTCGGCCATTGCGCCGTTCTGGTATTTCCGTCGGCGCGGCTGGCTCAATTGA
- a CDS encoding glycine zipper 2TM domain-containing protein gives MSVRHHYISLAVISASFAGLLIGCASPQQAPYGAAPTSQNDERVAAYSGTGVVEAIEVTHKESNGVAGAVVGGVAGGLLGNAVGGGTGRVLATVAGAAGGAYAGNQVQRNSAAGQQAYNIRVRMSDGSLQTFAQEDNTDFRVGDRVRLDNGRISRY, from the coding sequence ATGTCCGTCCGTCATCACTACATTTCGCTGGCCGTGATCAGCGCCAGCTTCGCCGGCCTGCTGATCGGCTGCGCCAGCCCGCAACAGGCCCCCTACGGCGCCGCACCGACTTCGCAAAACGATGAACGCGTGGCGGCCTATTCCGGCACCGGTGTGGTCGAGGCCATCGAAGTCACCCACAAGGAAAGCAACGGCGTGGCCGGTGCGGTCGTCGGTGGCGTGGCCGGTGGCCTGCTCGGCAACGCCGTGGGCGGGGGCACGGGGCGCGTGCTGGCGACGGTGGCGGGCGCTGCCGGTGGGGCCTATGCCGGTAACCAGGTCCAGCGCAACAGCGCTGCAGGCCAGCAGGCCTACAACATCCGCGTGCGCATGAGTGACGGCTCGCTGCAAACGTTCGCGCAGGAAGACAATACCGATTTCCGTGTGGGGGATCGTGTGCGCCTCGATAACGGTCGTATCAGCCGTTACTAA
- a CDS encoding anhydro-N-acetylmuramic acid kinase yields the protein MNDSYGSSLLYIGLMSGTSLDGVDGVLAEFDGQAISATLAAAYVPFPAHLRADLMALQSAGPNEIEREALAANALAVHYADCVAQLLLQAGKTVAQVRMVGVHGQTIRHRPELGFTRQTNNPALLAELCGIDVVADFRSRDVAAGGQGAPLVPAFHRALFGAAEQSRVVVNIGGIANISILPAGEDGAYGFDTGPGNALMDGWIHLHQQRAYDANGDWGASGQVHAGLLAQLRDEPFFRAPPPKSSGRDLFHLDWLQAALLRIGEPLAPQDVQATLAMLTASTIADAIGAHAPAAQQVYVCGGGAENALLMRLLQQQLQGRASVQSTAALGVAPQHVEALAFAWLARRFDLRLPGNLPAVTGARGLRVLGALYPA from the coding sequence ATGAACGATTCTTACGGTTCTTCCCTGTTGTATATCGGCCTGATGTCCGGCACCAGCCTGGATGGCGTCGATGGCGTGCTGGCAGAGTTTGACGGCCAGGCCATCTCGGCCACGCTGGCTGCGGCCTATGTCCCCTTCCCGGCGCATCTGCGCGCGGACCTGATGGCCTTGCAGTCGGCCGGCCCCAACGAGATCGAACGCGAAGCCCTGGCCGCCAATGCGCTGGCGGTGCACTACGCCGATTGCGTGGCGCAGTTGCTGCTGCAGGCGGGCAAGACGGTGGCGCAGGTGCGCATGGTCGGGGTGCATGGACAAACCATCCGCCATCGTCCCGAACTGGGCTTCACGCGCCAGACCAACAACCCGGCGCTGCTGGCCGAGCTGTGCGGCATCGATGTCGTGGCCGATTTCCGCAGCCGCGACGTGGCCGCAGGCGGCCAGGGGGCGCCGCTGGTGCCGGCCTTCCATCGCGCCCTCTTCGGCGCGGCGGAACAGTCGCGGGTCGTGGTCAACATCGGCGGCATCGCCAACATCAGCATCCTGCCGGCCGGGGAAGACGGCGCTTACGGCTTCGATACCGGGCCGGGCAATGCGCTCATGGATGGCTGGATTCATCTGCACCAGCAACGCGCTTATGACGCCAACGGCGACTGGGGCGCCTCTGGCCAGGTGCATGCGGGCCTGCTGGCGCAATTGCGCGACGAGCCCTTCTTCCGCGCGCCGCCACCCAAGAGTTCCGGACGCGACCTGTTCCACCTCGACTGGCTGCAGGCCGCGCTGCTGCGCATCGGCGAGCCGCTTGCACCGCAAGATGTGCAGGCCACCCTCGCCATGCTCACGGCCAGCACCATTGCCGATGCCATCGGCGCGCATGCGCCTGCGGCGCAACAGGTCTACGTCTGCGGGGGCGGGGCCGAGAATGCGTTGCTGATGCGGCTGTTGCAGCAACAACTGCAGGGCCGCGCGAGTGTGCAATCGACCGCAGCACTGGGCGTAGCGCCGCAGCATGTGGAGGCATTGGCCTTCGCGTGGCTGGCGCGCCGCTTCGATCTGCGCCTGCCGGGCAACCTGCCGGCAGTGACGGGCGCGCGCGGCTTGCGGGTGCTCGGTGCGCTGTATCCGGCCTGA
- a CDS encoding M23 family metallopeptidase, which produces MFPQDKLKHVWSQCFSALQSCHHKVAASSPKTRIIGASALFLAAFTIGAAGFAPAEPDLRDAPVNPISKELALPDLQQQISALEERSQYYVNEEKVRSGDTLATLLNRLGVDDAEAAAFIKSDTLARTVMQLRAGKRVVAQTDDNGELIRLSATLDDGSDTPKNLVISRQDGKFTAQAQPAVLERRVEMRAGTIFSSLFAATDAAQIPDAIAMQLVDMFATNINFASDLRRGDRFNVVYETYYQNGDLVRTGRVLAGEFDNAGNRYQAVWFSDPASKTGGGGYYAFDGKSLKKAFLKSPLAFTRISSGFSMRLHPILGKWKQHTGVDFAAPTGTPIHAAADGVVDFVGQQNGYGNIVIIKHWSGYSTAYGHMSRFAPNIRKGMKVSQNDVIGFVGMTGWATGPHLHYEFRVNNQPRDPLSVDVPNNQALTGPQLQRFRAVAADMQHRMVMLRVPGATDVKLAAAK; this is translated from the coding sequence ATGTTCCCACAAGATAAACTCAAGCACGTCTGGTCCCAGTGCTTCTCCGCGTTGCAGTCCTGCCACCACAAAGTCGCCGCCTCCTCGCCCAAGACCCGCATCATCGGCGCCAGCGCCCTCTTCCTGGCCGCCTTCACCATCGGCGCCGCCGGCTTCGCGCCGGCCGAACCTGACCTGCGCGATGCCCCGGTCAACCCGATTTCCAAGGAACTGGCCCTGCCCGACCTGCAACAGCAGATCAGTGCGCTGGAGGAACGCTCGCAGTATTACGTCAATGAAGAGAAGGTGCGCAGCGGCGACACCCTGGCCACCCTGCTCAACCGCCTGGGCGTGGATGACGCCGAGGCCGCCGCCTTCATCAAGTCCGATACCCTGGCGCGCACGGTGATGCAACTGCGCGCCGGCAAGCGCGTGGTGGCCCAGACCGACGACAACGGTGAGCTCATCAGGCTGTCGGCCACGCTGGATGACGGCAGCGACACCCCCAAGAACCTGGTGATCTCGCGCCAGGACGGCAAGTTCACCGCCCAAGCCCAGCCCGCCGTGCTGGAACGCCGCGTGGAAATGCGCGCCGGCACCATCTTCTCCTCGCTCTTTGCCGCCACCGATGCCGCGCAGATCCCCGATGCGATCGCCATGCAACTGGTGGACATGTTCGCCACCAACATCAACTTCGCCTCCGACCTGCGCCGGGGTGACCGCTTCAACGTGGTCTACGAGACCTACTACCAGAACGGCGATCTGGTACGTACCGGGCGCGTGCTGGCCGGTGAATTCGACAATGCCGGCAACCGCTACCAGGCCGTGTGGTTCAGCGACCCGGCCAGCAAGACCGGCGGCGGTGGCTACTATGCCTTCGACGGCAAGTCGCTCAAGAAGGCTTTCTTGAAGTCGCCCCTGGCCTTCACCCGTATCTCGTCCGGCTTCTCGATGCGCCTGCATCCCATCCTGGGCAAGTGGAAGCAGCACACCGGCGTGGACTTTGCGGCCCCCACCGGCACCCCCATCCACGCAGCCGCTGACGGCGTGGTCGATTTCGTGGGCCAGCAGAATGGCTACGGCAACATCGTCATCATCAAGCACTGGAGCGGCTACTCCACCGCCTACGGCCACATGAGCCGCTTCGCGCCCAATATCAGGAAGGGCATGAAGGTCAGCCAGAACGACGTGATCGGTTTCGTCGGCATGACCGGCTGGGCCACCGGGCCGCACCTGCATTACGAATTCCGCGTCAACAACCAGCCGCGCGACCCGCTGTCGGTGGACGTGCCCAACAACCAGGCGCTGACCGGCCCGCAGTTGCAGCGCTTCCGCGCAGTGGCGGCCGACATGCAGCACCGCATGGTCATGCTGCGCGTGCCGGGTGCAACCGATGTGAAGCTGGCGGCGGCCAAATAA
- the tyrS gene encoding tyrosine--tRNA ligase, whose translation MNADQSTSPAAAAPSRLPLTDKVQEALTITKRGIDELLIESEFAQKLARAEQSGQPLRIKLGLDPTAPDLHLGHTVVLNKMRQLQNLGHQVIFLIGDFTSMIGDPSGRNATRPPLSREQIEVNAKTYFAQASLVLDPSKTEIRYNSEWCDALGSRGMIQLASRYTVARMMERDDFTKRFKEGTPISVHEFLYPLMQGYDSVALKSDLELGGTDQKFNLLVGRELQKDFGQEPQCILTMPLLEGLDGVEKMSKSKGNYIGITEPANTMFAKVMSISDVMMWRYYELLSFRSIAEIAGFKAEVEAGKNPRDIKVALAQEIVARFHSQQAAEDALADFVNRSKGGIPDDIPEVSLTGAPLGIGQLLKQANLCASTSEALRMVEQGGVRIDGTVISDKGLKVEAGQCVVQVGKRKFARVTLA comes from the coding sequence ATGAACGCCGATCAGTCCACCTCTCCCGCCGCCGCAGCTCCTTCCCGTTTGCCCCTCACCGACAAGGTGCAGGAGGCCCTGACCATCACCAAGCGCGGTATCGATGAGTTGCTCATCGAAAGCGAATTTGCGCAAAAGCTGGCGCGCGCCGAGCAAAGTGGACAGCCGCTGCGCATCAAGCTGGGCCTGGACCCGACCGCACCTGACCTGCACCTGGGCCACACGGTGGTGTTGAACAAGATGCGCCAGCTGCAGAACCTGGGCCACCAGGTGATCTTCCTGATCGGCGACTTCACCTCCATGATCGGCGACCCGTCCGGCCGCAATGCGACCCGTCCGCCGCTGTCGCGCGAGCAGATCGAGGTCAACGCCAAGACTTATTTTGCCCAGGCCAGCCTGGTGCTGGACCCGAGCAAGACCGAGATCCGCTACAACTCCGAATGGTGCGATGCCCTGGGCAGCCGCGGCATGATCCAGCTGGCCTCGCGCTACACGGTGGCGCGCATGATGGAGCGCGATGACTTCACCAAGCGCTTCAAGGAAGGCACGCCGATCTCGGTGCATGAATTCCTCTATCCGCTGATGCAAGGCTACGACTCGGTGGCCCTGAAGTCCGATCTGGAACTGGGCGGCACCGACCAGAAATTCAATCTGCTGGTGGGCCGCGAACTGCAGAAGGACTTCGGCCAGGAACCGCAGTGCATCCTGACCATGCCGCTGCTGGAAGGTCTGGACGGCGTGGAAAAGATGTCCAAGTCCAAGGGCAACTACATCGGCATCACCGAACCGGCCAACACTATGTTCGCCAAGGTGATGAGCATTTCCGACGTGATGATGTGGCGCTACTACGAGTTGCTGTCCTTCCGTTCCATTGCCGAGATCGCCGGCTTCAAGGCCGAGGTCGAAGCCGGCAAGAATCCGCGCGACATCAAGGTGGCGCTGGCCCAGGAAATCGTCGCCCGCTTCCACTCGCAGCAGGCCGCCGAAGATGCGCTGGCCGACTTCGTGAACCGCTCCAAGGGCGGCATCCCGGACGATATCCCGGAAGTCTCGCTGACCGGCGCCCCGCTGGGCATCGGCCAGTTGTTGAAGCAAGCCAACCTGTGCGCCTCCACCTCGGAAGCGCTGCGCATGGTCGAGCAGGGCGGCGTGCGCATCGATGGCACCGTCATCAGCGACAAGGGTTTGAAGGTCGAGGCCGGCCAGTGCGTGGTGCAGGTGGGCAAGCGCAAGTTCGCCCGCGTCACCCTGGCGTAA
- the dtd gene encoding D-aminoacyl-tRNA deacylase → MIALLQRVSQAAVVVEGQTLGAIGTGLMVLVCAERHDTVAEADALLKKLLAYRVFGDEAGKMNRSVADVQGGLLLIPQFTLAADTNSGTRPSFTPAAAPELGRQLFDHFVAQARARHGQERVGTGCFGADMKVSLTNDGPVTFWLQIRPKVPAPDMNVAV, encoded by the coding sequence ATGATCGCTCTCTTGCAGCGGGTCAGCCAGGCCGCCGTGGTGGTGGAGGGCCAGACCCTGGGCGCCATCGGCACCGGGCTGATGGTGCTGGTCTGCGCCGAGCGCCATGACACCGTGGCCGAAGCCGATGCCTTGTTGAAGAAGCTGCTGGCCTATCGCGTCTTCGGCGACGAGGCCGGCAAGATGAATCGCAGTGTTGCCGATGTGCAAGGCGGCCTGCTGCTGATCCCGCAATTCACGCTGGCGGCCGATACCAATTCGGGCACGCGACCGTCCTTCACCCCGGCGGCGGCACCGGAACTGGGACGGCAATTGTTCGATCACTTCGTGGCACAGGCGCGTGCGCGTCACGGGCAGGAACGGGTGGGCACAGGGTGCTTTGGAGCCGATATGAAGGTTTCTCTCACCAACGACGGCCCGGTGACCTTCTGGCTGCAGATCAGGCCCAAGGTGCCGGCGCCCGATATGAACGTTGCTGTATAA
- a CDS encoding YbhB/YbcL family Raf kinase inhibitor-like protein has translation MKFWSDSFKDGANIPGEFAFAVMDPKTHVALSANRNPHFAWSDLPAGTRSLALVVHDPDVPSRGDDVNQEGKTVPLELPRVDFYHWTLVDIPANVSEIKAGQFSNGVTARGKPGPAVLGDVMPGARQGINDYTGWFAGDGDMRGDYFGYDGPCPPWNDALVHRYIFTLYALDVEQLPVSGNLEGSVVVTALRDHVLEQASITGLYTLNPNAVPRS, from the coding sequence ATGAAATTCTGGAGCGATTCTTTCAAGGACGGTGCCAACATCCCCGGCGAGTTCGCCTTTGCGGTGATGGACCCCAAGACCCACGTGGCCCTGTCTGCCAATCGCAATCCGCACTTCGCCTGGAGCGACCTGCCGGCCGGCACCCGGTCGCTGGCGCTGGTGGTGCATGATCCCGACGTGCCCTCGCGCGGCGACGATGTGAACCAGGAAGGCAAGACCGTGCCGCTGGAACTGCCGCGGGTGGATTTCTATCACTGGACCCTGGTCGACATTCCAGCCAATGTCAGCGAGATCAAGGCCGGTCAGTTCAGCAATGGCGTGACCGCACGCGGCAAGCCGGGCCCGGCGGTGCTGGGCGACGTGATGCCGGGCGCGCGCCAGGGCATCAATGACTACACCGGCTGGTTTGCCGGCGACGGCGACATGCGCGGCGACTACTTCGGCTACGACGGTCCCTGCCCGCCGTGGAACGATGCGCTGGTGCACCGCTACATCTTCACCCTCTATGCACTGGACGTGGAACAGCTGCCGGTGTCCGGCAACCTGGAAGGTTCGGTGGTGGTCACGGCGCTGCGCGACCATGTGCTGGAACAGGCTTCGATCACCGGCCTGTACACCCTCAACCCCAACGCGGTACCGCGTAGCTGA
- a CDS encoding histidine phosphatase family protein — translation MTDILLIRHGETDWNVDKRLQGHIDIGLNAAGRRQVLALGEALAGEGIDAVFASDLQRARDTAQAVADAAGLSVQIDAGLRERCYGAFEGLRHVEIEARYPEAYRQWKAREPDFRYPAGERIAETMREFYERSVAAMQRVLATGRYRKVAIVTHGGVLECVHHWASQSSFAQPRSFDIFNASVNRLHWDGQRAHIRSWGEIGHLQRETLDEVDR, via the coding sequence ATGACCGACATCCTGCTGATCCGCCACGGCGAAACCGACTGGAACGTGGACAAGCGCCTGCAAGGGCATATCGACATCGGCCTCAATGCCGCGGGCCGGCGCCAGGTGCTGGCGTTGGGCGAGGCGCTGGCGGGGGAGGGCATCGATGCCGTCTTCGCCAGCGACCTGCAGCGCGCCCGCGATACCGCGCAGGCCGTGGCGGACGCGGCGGGGTTGTCCGTGCAGATCGACGCGGGTTTGCGCGAGCGCTGCTACGGGGCCTTCGAGGGATTGCGTCATGTGGAGATCGAGGCGCGTTATCCCGAGGCCTATCGACAGTGGAAGGCGCGCGAGCCGGACTTCCGTTATCCGGCCGGCGAGCGCATCGCCGAGACCATGCGCGAATTCTATGAACGCTCGGTAGCGGCCATGCAGCGCGTGCTGGCCACGGGCCGCTATCGCAAGGTGGCCATCGTCACCCACGGCGGCGTGCTGGAATGCGTTCATCACTGGGCCAGCCAGAGCTCCTTCGCCCAGCCGCGCAGCTTCGACATCTTCAACGCCAGCGTCAACCGCCTGCACTGGGATGGCCAGCGCGCCCATATCCGCTCCTGGGGCGAGATCGGACATCTCCAGCGGGAGACGCTGGATGAGGTGGATCGCTAG